ACCACGTTTAGTGCGTATCTATCATGTTGGTTTAGCTTTCTCCATCTTTGCTtaactttaaattaaaaagCCTTTCACCATCgtttatatatacgagtataatatgAGCAAGTTTTTAGTATCATTTTCACTTCATAATCCCATTTCCATATTGCCTACCTAGCTTCTATGTAAACCACCCTCCAATTTTCAAATACATACACAACACATTCAACATGACAAGCGTTGTTGATTGGCCGGAACCGGTGGTTTGTGTTCAAACATTATCTGAAAATGTAAACCAAATTATCCCAAACCAATACATCAAGCCGCCACTCGAGAGGCCTTGTTTATGCACAAGTGACATAAGCATACCGGTGATTGATTTCACTGGTCTGATTACTTCACCTGAAGTAACCATGAAGCAAATTCTAAAGGCGTGTCATGAATGGGGTTTTTTCCAATTGGTGAATCATGGTGTGAGGAAGGATTTGATTGATGAGGCCCTAGAAACTTGGAGAGAGTTTTTCCATGAACCCATGGAAGTGAAACAAAAGTATGCAAATTCTCCAAAGACTTATGAAGGGTTTGGAAGTAGAGTAGGAGTTGAAAAGGGAGCTATTCTTGATTGGAGTGATTACTACTACGTTAACAATCTTCCGGCTTGTCATACAAAGTGGCCTGCCCATCCACCTTCCCTAAGGTAACTTTGCTTAAATATTGGAGATAAGTTATACCTGGCTTCATTTTTGTTAGCATTGACTCGATCATATGCGGTGTCATAAATTTTTTTCCAATGgggtaaaattataaaaagcatgaaatataaatctaaaaaagcaaaatgttaacatatattgaaatttttaaagtccataaaattttttaaaaacataacaaaatctGAATTTGGAAGGAGGCCCGCCCCCATGTGATACCGCCTCTCCATTGAGTAAATTTAATAGATAAAATTATTGTCGGCATAAGGATGCAGCCTCGACCTCCTTAACTACGTTCAAATTAGAGTTTTTTACCATACTAGTGTTGTggaaaaaattatttaccaaaatggtaTAGTTTCAAAactatttaccaaattagtatatatattttcattacaTCCCCTTAATGTTTGTCATATTATCAAGTTTGATACTTCTTTTATCATTATATCTTTATGGTAAgcaaattatcattttattccAATTAAAAATGAATACATACATATTCACATAAAATCAACCATCTAACCACAAACATTGGatattaataaagataaaatcaaatcaaatttcatcATAGTTACAAGTATATTTATCTGACAtcaatatttatctaatatcAACATTTATTATATACGCAGGTTGTCTAAAGGTAAAAGTTGTAACATGTAAAAATTTATCTGGAAGGAGAAACTAATTGTGATTCATATCATCATgtttatcataatttttttagtaCGACCTTCTATTTTAATCCTACTCgggatttttgaaaaatcattaCTAATCCACCCTATCAAATGTGAAAAGTGAGACGCGAACTCAAATAAATTTTTTCTAAGGTCAAATATTTTACCAATGAACCACAACTCATTTACACCTATAATCATAATTACTTTTAAGAGTTAAAATTAGTTCACACATATGATTGTTCAATTAAAGGCAATAGCAATTCTTCATATTGCATAAGTTGTCTAACACTGTTCAATGTAATAATATACACACTTGGATGTatgataatgattttatttgttatacAGATATGAGTAATCTGAtatgaaattatatatttttgataaattatgtTTTGCAATGTCACATTCACTTAGAAAAAAGAGGTCAGAGTTattaattacaatatatatataattaaatcgACTAGTTATTAAAGTAAGCCGACCACTACGAAACATAATCGGTTTACAcgtaacaataatataaattgTGTGTACACTGTAAAAACAATAAGGTCTACAAAAACTTATAGTGCCTATCGTAAGTTACGTTTGTAATTTGAAATTAGTAAAACCTGGAAGTACGTTAGTGAAGAAAATTGCTGGAGCATGGATAAAAGATGAAGTATCTTAAGAAGATAGATTTGAATGAGGTTGACAAATCTTGATAATATGAATGTAATGaaataaactaaatttaataaatatactaatttagtaaatatttttaaaactatactaatttgataaataagtttatttattacacttttttgaaaaaaaactcgTTCAAATTTAACTTGTATTTCTATATCACCATAACACGTACGTTGACGATATTGAATTATATTTGATTAACAAAATcttcttattttaatatatacccTTCATCAGTAGTTCATCCCAAAATAAGTTTCACCTTCTTGGAATTTCGgtgttatatattttgaaactactcaaatattgtaaatttattTGGATCATTAACAGACCACCAGTAATTTCAATACACCAATTAAGAAAGAAACTCAATAAATGTGATTAAACCCCTTACGTGGGATTCAAACACATGACTTTATGGTTCCTAGGTTTTATCCGGCCATCAAAATGTCACTAGGCCATTAACTCATTGGCCTCTATTTAATTGAACAAAGGAACATGGAGTATGAGAATTTGTTTGAAATGAAATTCAGAATTTTTTATGATAACTTagaagaaaaattcaaaattttccaTACCACCAAAATGTTACTCAGTATATTCATTTCTATAACACTAAACGATGTATGTATACCTTCTTGAATGATagtattgagttttttttatgtagAGACGTAATGGAAGAATACACGAAAGAATTTCTAAGGTTAGGCGTGGCCTTGTTGAAGGTACTCTCAATAAACCTCGGATTAAAAGAAAATTCACTTGGAAACGCGTTTGGTGGCGACATCAGAGCTGCTTTAAGAGCAACTATCTATCCTAAATGCCCTCAGCCTGACTTGACACTCGGATTATCTTCCCACTCTGATCCGGGTGGACTGACCTTTCTACTCCCAGATGAGCAAGTCCCTGGACTACAAATCCGAAAAGATGATCAATGGGTGATTGTTAAAGATGTGCCTAACGCCATAATTGTCAATATTGGAGACCAAGTTCAGGTAATTAAACATCACCATAAGTCCTAAACCCATTTGAATTATTTGGCCGGCCTCGTGAACATGAGTTTCACGAGTCTATCACCGGTCCTCCTGGTGATCATTACGAcccctttaatttatttaactaTTTTATGGAATAGCCAAACTGCATAAATTTTTTTAGCTTTACTTACTAGTACCGCCATCATGTTATAGCTACAAGATGTAGACGGCAAGATCATAGGTTTAAATTTTGCCAAAGGCAATTGGAGAAATATATATTGTGTCTCATGTGTGAGGATGGTCTTCATCGAGCATAAGTAGTATGCGAAGTATGTTTTGGGTACCAAAATAGTAcatgagacttttttttttctttttattgcggagtattattttatttttgttcgtATCTACAATATTTATAGATTAATTATTAtggttttagtttattaaaaagGTTATATTTTTACAAGGGTTCCCATAGGGTCATTAACattcataaaataattatacttttCTGATGTaaccttttaatataaaaaataaaacttttttatgcatgttaacgTAAGTCCCTTTagctatatttttataattatcattTCCCATTCTCATAATAATGTATTACTTATAGCTGAAACTATTTACATGGTTGTTAGCATGCACAtttttattacttgttttaaccgggtccgcaTTTGAAAGTTTTTTCACCCTCAATACCTTGGAGGAGGAAAACCCTCAATCAAAATACCTAAAATTAAGCACAACATTTAATTGAGTTAAAATTATGTCCTCTCATCAAGACTCAAACTTCTATTACTGATAGACTACTTTTGTAAGATACCATGTACCATTAAGCTAAATTGTTCGTTTGGTTTTTGGAGTATTAACTAATTCAACCCAAAAAGAAGTTTTGGTCATAAGTATATAGCTTAAGAAACATATATTTAACTTAACGTATAGGAGCCTAGGAGTATTTTCTAAAAGGGAAAAGTATttatgtgtgtatgtaacttgtgaccaattactattttataaaagaaactttagtcgggttcattgtatgtaagtaacctgtTTAAACTGAATGAATTGTGCATGTAAAAAAGCTGATGTGGAGGTCTCTCATTGGGCCATGTATCAAATGTCTGATGGTGCCACGTTGATTTTttacacgattcgttcagttttagcaggttacttacatacaatgaaccagaCTAAAATTTCATTCGTAAAATAATAGCTggtcacaagttacatacacacacacatacttttCCCTTTCTAAAAATTGAATAACTTTACGTCTTTAATTTAAGTTCATTATTTGCAACTTGCATAgaaatacaaattttattttaagttggTTGTGTTTGAGATCTGCAGATTTTAAGCAACGCGATATACAAGAGCGTGGAACACAGGGTCGTTGTGAACCCAAACAAAGAGCGAGTTTCTTTGGCCTTTTTCTGTAACCCAAAGAATGATATGCTTATCGAACCTCTATCTGAGCTGGTCACGTCAAAAACACCTGCTCTTTATCTGCCGATGACATTTGAAGATTACAGACGTTTCATTCGGACAAAAGGTCCACAAGGGAAATTTCAGCTGGAGTCTTTGAAATctccaaattaaaaataaaatactccATATAGTTATCCTACACTTATTGTTGTTTCCATGTTGTAGCATGTCATTCTTGTAATTAAGTAGCTAGCTAGTTTGCAGTCGTTTCACAATGCACATCATGTTAAGACATTGATGATAAATAAAGGTGTATATTATGCACATCATGTTAAGACATTGATGATAAATaaaggtgtatatatatacatatagctAGGTAATTGTATTTATTCAATCTACCTATAGACTTTTGTTTAGAAATGTTGCAAGAAGTACGTAGTAGTTTGTAACCTAAGATGTTAGACTTTGATATgatcaaaataaagtttttaagGGCGCGTTTGATTACAGAAAACACccattgttttttaattttgttttccaagaaaacatgaaaaacagaattgaaaacgcgttctaataatagttttctaaaaacgttttcaataaaacaaaaaacagtgtttttacttttcaataaaaaaaacttgaaaatatctctttcttgtttttcattttcattttgtatttCCTCCCTCTCCCCACATCTCTACATGTTTTCAATTTTCTAATTAGAACacgttttcaaaatatttatttattttt
The Erigeron canadensis isolate Cc75 chromosome 2, C_canadensis_v1, whole genome shotgun sequence DNA segment above includes these coding regions:
- the LOC122589935 gene encoding jasmonate-induced oxygenase 2-like, translated to MTSVVDWPEPVVCVQTLSENVNQIIPNQYIKPPLERPCLCTSDISIPVIDFTGLITSPEVTMKQILKACHEWGFFQLVNHGVRKDLIDEALETWREFFHEPMEVKQKYANSPKTYEGFGSRVGVEKGAILDWSDYYYVNNLPACHTKWPAHPPSLRDVMEEYTKEFLRLGVALLKVLSINLGLKENSLGNAFGGDIRAALRATIYPKCPQPDLTLGLSSHSDPGGLTFLLPDEQVPGLQIRKDDQWVIVKDVPNAIIVNIGDQVQILSNAIYKSVEHRVVVNPNKERVSLAFFCNPKNDMLIEPLSELVTSKTPALYLPMTFEDYRRFIRTKGPQGKFQLESLKSPN